CCNNNNNNNNNNNNNNNNNNNNNNNNNNNNNNNNNNNNNNNNNNNNNNNNNNNNNNNNNNNNNNNNNNNNNNNNNNNNNNNNNNNNNNNNNNNNNNNNNNNNNNNNNNNNNNNNNNNNNNNNNNNNNNNNNNNNNNNNNNNNNNNNNNNNNNNNNNNNNNNNNNNNNNNNNNNNNNNNNNNNNNNNNNNNNNNNNNNNNNNNNNNNNNNNNNNNNNNNNNNNNNNNNNNNNNNNNNNNNNNNNNNNNNNNNNNNNNNNNNNNNNNNNNNNNNNNNNNNNNNNNNNNNNNNNNNNNNNNNNNNNNNNNNNNNNNNNNNNNNNNNNNNNNNNNNNNNNNNNNNNNNNNNNNNNNNNNNNNNNNNNNNNNNNNNNNNNNNNNNNNNNNNNNNNNNNNNNNNNNNNNNNNNNNNNCAAAccctgccgccgcctcctcctccacacCCCACTCCACCGGGCTCAGGCCGAAGTGCACCGGCGGCGGGGCCAGTGAAGAACTCGCCGGCAAGGGAGCAGGGATAACCACATCACATCCCAGGGAACGACCTCGACGCCCGCCATGGCGTCTAGTTCCAGTAGCGGGTATTCCACGGGAGGAGATGGTAGTTCAGGTACGGCTGCATCCCCTCTCGATTCGGAACCTTCTTCCGGCGCCGGTGTGGCACTCCCAGGTGGCGCCGCCACGCCGTCTAGCTCCAGTAGTTCAGGTACGGCTGCATCTCCCGGTTCAATAATGAATCTTAATTCTTAAATgcttgcttgtttggctgctggcgCGTTGCTAGTTTTGCTTTGCACCGCACAAATAAATTCACAACATATGCCTACCTTTCCTTTTCAATATACATTGTGGAACATGAAAATCGAACGGTGAGATTGTGTTAGTCAACAGGTTTGGATCGATCTCGGCTGCTTTTGGATCCAGTTATATTGGTTAAGGGCGGTAGTAACTCCACCAAGAGATCGGTCGAAGCTCAGCTAGAGGAACAGGTCAGTGCCAAGAGGCAGAATGTCAGCATGGGGATGGCCACCCTCGACTGCCCCGTCTGCTTTAAGGCCCTCAGGCCACCCATATTCTTGGTAAATTCCCTGTTTTACAATTTTTTACTTGTCTCTGAACTCAAGCTTTTATTTCTTTTCTCATAAATAATGGTCAAGATGAAAATCTTTGATAAATTTATCAGTGTGGGTGGTGCTATGTTGAAAGAAAGTTGTTACGGTGGCTTCAATACTGAAATGTCTAGTACTAACCTAACATGTTGTATTGTATCTAAAAAAAAATCATTACTGTtaattttctcatggagaaccaattAATCGGGCTTCTTTTTGCACAGTGTTCTGTGGGCCATTTCATATGCTCATCATGCCGTGGCAAGCAACTGGGCAACAAGTGCCAATCATGCTCTATCAAAACTTCCTTCCAGCGTTGCTTTGGGATGGAACATGTTGTCCAGTCAGTTATAGTTCCGTGCTCCAATGCCAAGTATGGATGCGCCGAGAAGGTCACCTACTACCAGAAAGAACAACATGAGAAGGTGTGCCCAAATGCCCCATGCCTCTGTCCAGCTCCCAGCTGCCGCTTCTCCGGGCCAGCAGCACTACTACTGGACCATTTGACTACCCAGCACAAGTGTCTGTCTACAACCGTCACATATTCTGACATGGTGTCTCTCCGCTTACTACCGGGCTTACATGTTCTGCGATGCAGCGGGGCCACCTGCTTCTTCCTGGTCAGCATGGCATCGAAGGCATTTGGACATGCTATATCGGTCGTCTGCGTCCAACCTAACGTTATGGAACCCAAGTTCACGTGTCATATGAGTTACACCTGCTCCATGACTGGCTATTGTGAAAATTCATATTGTGTGATAAAAAGGTCTTCACCGTCTGATGGTCCACCGACGGGCTACGACTTTATTCTGCCCAGGGGCAAGGTTTCTGATGATAGGAATGGTATCATGCTCAGAATCGCCATTCACCAACATTTTAGTATGAGCAGATCGCATCTTCGAGAAAAAGATACAAGTTTCGGTCTTACCACGGCTTTTGGTTATCCAGATGATGATGGTGTGGACGACAACAACAATGGCGAACAACCTACATGTTTCGATGGCACTTGTTCATGAGTGCTGATCGTTTAGAGAGGACATATCATCATTTTGGCGGGTCTGACTGATCTGGTTCCAGGACATATGTATGTTGATAGTCCTGATGATCCCCAACTCCATGCATTGCGGCTGTTTCAGcaaagtagcttctttttgtgttcTGGTGCTTGAAACTCATGCCGCAATGTGTAAGGCTCTATATCATCTAATTCTAAACAGTATGTTGATGTTAGTACATTTCTATGCATTCTAAGGAGTATGAACCACCACCTTGCAGTTGCAGCTATTCTTCTTAGATTCTCACACAGCTTGTTTTTTTGTCTGGGCACGCGAGATGCAAGGTAGAAGGACTTCATCGGTATTAGGAGGCAAATCAGTTCTGTGTGCATACATCTGATAAAGCTTCTCTATTTTCAAATGCTTTTTATTGAATGCCATGCCATATTTTGTTAGTGGTGTTTTAAGATAAAGGTCCTAAATTTTTTGAATCATTTTTTAAGTAAAAGAGTAGAGTGATTAATTTTTGAGGTTTGGCAGAAAAGCACAAGCACTTGTATTGTATGCTGTGGAATTATTGGAAACTTAAAGAGCTCAGATAATACATGATTGGGAATTTTGAAACTAATTGTGTTATCTCAAATTGCTGAAAAGGAGAGGTGAAATTAAGCAAAAGATTTACCCAAAACCTAAATAGCTGAGTAGAGATGTTGGAATGCGGGGTCCATGGGTTGAGTTAGATTATGGTCCAAAGAGGCTCAAGTGGTTACTGTGCTATTTGCAAGCCTCAgacatgtttttttcttttctgaatttGTTTAAGCACCACTCTGGGTGAGGTGGTTTTGTGTATTTTTGTGGTATATATCAGACTCATTGTCAAGTTAAGGGAGGAAAGGTCAGTATTGCGCAGATGGAACACGAGGAAGAAGgcaattttttttccttttagaagtgGCCAGATTTTTTTTGTAGAAAAGAAGGGGCCAAACCCATCCAGCCCAGGATTATCGTTTTGATTCATGTGGATGAATGCGTCAAAGATCTCTTGCTCTGTGAAAGGGCAATCTAGATGGCGTAGTTGGGGAACAGGAGAGGGATAAAGTTCAAGCAGGTTGGAGTTCTAGATTGTAGCATTGGTGGATCTTACTAGGCTTGAGAAGTACTCCCttagttcacaaatataagatgcatATTGGATACTTAAATATAGACTAGTacattgcccgtgcgttgccacgggcctttTGTTGTATAAATCTTAATGAATTTTTGGGCCCTTCCAATGACATCGCCTCAACACTCTTGTCGATGGATTCTTTTTGAACGTTGACATAATCCATCTCCATCTCTTTCATACTCTGCAAAAATAAATATGTATAGAAACATACCTCTTGTACTATCATGCACAACAAATATATAAAGAACAATTATTTGTATGCATCTCTTCTGATTGTGTAAAACCCGATGATTTTTTAGTCTGGTTCACCATAAAGGTTTGTCAATAAAAAGCCATCAGTTTTGATCTTTGATCTACAAAAGTAAACATATAAACAATattaaaataaaaaatagaaaactcatatacaatatatattcattgGTCAGATGCTAAATGCGAGTAGATGACCGTTTTTACTCGGAGTGGGTGACATCGTCCTTTTTAGTAGAGTGAGCCGCATTCCAATTTGAATAAACTGTAAGTTCACCTGTATATCACTTGTTGGTAATTATGTTTCAAAAGAAATAGCAAACTCTGTGATGTTGCTTATGTTTCATTCTTATATCAAGATTGAAAGATTGTTTTCAGTTTTTAGAAATATTGTTGTAAATTTTGGATGCTTGCATTTCCATCATGAAGATAACTAATATGTTACTTAGAAGAATTCTTGCATTTCCAGCTTCAAGATAGGTAATATCTTATTTAGAAGGATGCTTACATTTCCTGCTCACCGATGGACGGAGCAACAAATTTGTTATTTGGATGTTGAGTTTATTTCATATTCAAAATGCAACGTTTATGTGTCCTTATGTTCACTTCCTAGCATCATATGCAAACTTGCTGACAAGTGACAAATATGTAAATAGCTTGAAAAAAGTGGATGAACAGCCTGTAAATTTGAATAGTTGAATGACCATGCATTGCCATGGAATAAAAAGAACATAGCGATCGAATAATTGACTCAATGTAGAAATATGTTGGACAAGCTGGCATGTGGTTTCCATCCATACAGTAATAAAACTGATTCTCTCTCCATTTCTTGTTATTTCTTCGTAACCATCCTCTCCTTGCAAGAAAATGAAACGATATCTAAGTATCCAATAATACAAAAACCTAAGTATCCCAAAAACCTAAGTATCAAAAACTACAGTAATTTAGCCTACAGGTGTGAAATACCACAGTTTTAACATAACAGAATATTTTGTAGTATTGATAATACAGACAACCGCTAGTTTTCAGCGACACAAAATTAGCTAGCTAAAACCATTAGCAGCTGCAGACACACGTGCTTTTCTATTAGCTAGCCATTTTATGCAACTACTCGGCCATGCACCAAGAACGGCCATGCACACGGCGTAGAAGACACATATTCTAACTGGCTATCCGGACGGCAACAACGTCTTCAGAACGATTTTGTGGTTGGCTGTAATTTGGAAGAACAAACGGAAGCGAGCTAACTAAATCACCAAGCAGAAGATCCTAATAAAACGGTCGTGGACATGAGGCGTGTTGAGAAGAAGGTATGAGCGAGGGACTCTTTTTCTCAGTGAGCTCAGTTTAAAAAAAAAGAGGTATGTGGTTCTTTTTTTTTATGCAGAGAAGATATTGTGGTTTGCCAAAAACTGCAGTATTAAAATTACAATTTTTAGAGACAGCCAAACAACCCTTTATAATAAAAACTACAGTATTATAAAAAACTGCAGTATTATGGGAATACATAGAAAATACTTTGTTACCAAACGGGGCCTAATCTTCTCCCACCCTTCCTCCTGTTCCACCTTCATGTACTTGTACAAATTATATAAATTTTATGATTTCAAAAGAATATTTTGATTATATTTCTTATTTAAAAGTAATTAAAGATGTACATGGTGGTTAATCCAACCTAAATTTTTTACCGCAACAAGGATAAAACTTGAAACTAACATAGACTTAATTAACTAAACTGTCCTTTGTCCCCATTTCTTAAACTCCTCACACGCTACTTGCTCCATTCTCCCCGTGGCCATGCAACCATGCCTACCTGTGACCATGAAAATCAATCAATCATTAAAATTCATGATCTGACTATACAATTCACAAGATAAATGAAATCCATGTCAACTAAAATATAATTAAAAACACGTCGTTTGTGCTCTGTGGCAGGGATACATTATCATACGAGCTAGGTTAGAGTACTCGTACCATGAATAAAGAAGGCACACAACATCTGGCATTATCACAAAATCATACTTGCACACATTACCACCAGTAGCAAGATAAACGAGGTGGATATCAGCTTTTAAAGCATGATTAGGAATCAAGGCAAACTCTATTTTCAGGGTTAGAAAGAAAAAGACCAAGTGCAAGAATTGGAACAGATAAGAAGCTTACCAGGGCATGATGCCATTGGGTTGGATGTCATGCACGGGCCAATAGAGCTCCCTCCCTATCTCTTACGAAGCTCTCCCTACGACCCACTTCAGAGCAGCCGGTCGTGCTTCTTTCCAACCCAACTTCTGCATCGCCGCAGATCAGCCAAAGGAGCTGCTGCCGGCAGCCAAGCTCACCTTCCGCACTGCTACAGATCAGCTAGCATGTGGAGTGTACATGATCCGAGAGAGACTCAGTCGAGCAAcataaatgaaaaaggaaaagtaCCAACGTTTTGAGAAAATGAATTCAGTTAGTCATACAAGAATATGTTCAGAAGATAAAAATCATTTAGACACACCTCACGCAAATTCTCTCAAAGAAATTCTTCATGACATCTTCCGGAACCTACCTGTTCAGAAAAACAAAGTAAGAGAGCAGACATATGCAGCACAATTACCATCTCGGAACTTGTGGTGTGAAACCATCAAAGTACAAAAAAGATATATGAATATACTGTTTCCTTATTTATTTAATTTTATTCCAGATTACAGTTGAAATGTTTATAAAGTACATATTCTTGGGTAGCATTTCTTTCTCGTCTTGTCTGCACAATAAACAGATTAAGGCTTAATATTATTACTGAGCTCAAAGATCGATCAACAAGTCATATGCTCTAATTTAGAAAAGAACTATGTGCATTTACTTACTGGAGGAAGAAACCAAGGTCAAAAGGCAAAATGGCAGTCTTCATATCGTGCGTCAAGCATAACTACATTGCCTTATGAACTGAAGTAAAAATTAGAATTATCAAGCAACAGTACTAACAACCAACAGTGACAAGACTATTGCTCTTGCACAAATGTTTATCCCAACAAAGGATCGGGAACTCGCTAGATACACTAACTGAGGCTCTTTCCCTTTGCTTGAGGCACTGTCTTAGGAACAACTTCAGAGTAGGTCGATTGAAACTTAGAAGAAACGGAGATACACATGTTAACTAATAGAATGACATATGTCACTTTGTGATTGAAGTTAACTATGAATAAGGACTCTGGAACATGAACATACAGTTGTGTGGTCTAAGTGCGAGGAACATTGTTGCTGGCAGAAGAGCAATCATGAAAATCAGCACAAATATGCTCAGGGtgatttctgttggaaatatgccctagaggcaataataaaatggttattattatatttctttgttcatgataattgtctattgttcatgctataattgtgttatccgaaaattgtaatacatgtgtgaacacatagaccacagcacgtccctagtgagcctctagttgactagctcattgatcaaaagatagtcatggtttcctgactatgaacattggatgtcattgataacgggatcacatcattaggagaatgatgtgatggaaaagacccaatcctaagcttagctcaaagatcgtgtagttcgtttgctgtagcttttctgaatgtcaagtatcatttccttagaccatgagattgtgcaactcccggataccgtaggagtgccttgggtgtgctaaacgtcacaacgtaactgggtgactataaaggtacattacaggtatcttcgaaagtgtctgttgggttggcacgaatcgagactgggatttgtcactccatatgacggagaggtatctcagggcccactcggtaatgcatcatcataatgagctcaatgtgatcaagtggttgatcacgggatcatgcattacggtacgagtaaagtgacttgccggtaacgagactgaacgaggtattgggataccgacgatcgagtctcgggcaagtaacgtactgattgacaaagggaattgtatacggattgattgaatcctcgacatcgtggttcatccgatgagatcatcgtggagcatgtgggagccaacatgggtatccagatcccgctgttggttattgactgagaggcttctcggtcatgtctacatgtctcctaaacccgtagggtctacacacttaaggttcagtgaagctagggttgtagagatatgagtatgcagtaacccgaaagttgttcgaagtcccggatgagatcccggatgtcacgaggagttccggaatggtccagaggtgaaaaattatatataggaagtgcagtttcggccatcgggagagtttcgggggtcaccggtattgtaccgggaccaccggaagggtcccgggagtccaccgggtggggccacccatcccggagggccccatgggatgaagtggggaggggaaccagcccctggtgggctagtgtgccccccttgggcccctcatgcacctagggttgggaaccctaggggagggggcgcctccacttgccttgcggggtgctccaccccttggccgccgcccccctaggagatcccatctcctagggccggtgcacccccctagggggcctatataaagggggggagggagggcagctacaCCTCAAgtattggcgcctccctctcccctcctacacctctccctctcgcagaagctcggcgaagccctgatgcgatcattgctgcatccaccaccacgccatcgtgctgctagatcttcatcaacctctccttcccccttgctggatcaagaaggaggagacgtcatccgctccgtacgtgtgttgaaggcggagctgtcgtccgttcggcacttggtcatcggtgatttggatcacggcgagtacgactccatcatccccgttctcttgaacgctttcgctcatgatctacaagggtatgtagatgcactctcctctcgttgctagttgactccatagattgatcttggtgaaacgtaggaattttttttgttttctgcaacgttccccaacagtggcatcatgagctaggtctatgcgtagttactatgcacgagtagaacacaaagtagttgtgggcgccgatattgtcaatttgcttgccgttactagtcttatcttgattcggcggcatcgtgggatgaagcggcccagaccaaccttacacgtacgctgacgtgagaccggttccaccgactgacatgcactagttgcataaggtggctgacgggtgtctgtctctcccactttagtcggatcggattcgatgaacagggtccgtatgaagggtaaatagaaattggcaattcacgttgtggttttggcgtaggtaaaaaaacgttcttgctagaaccctattgcagccacgtaaagcttgcaacaacaattagaggacgtctaacttgtttttgcagcaagtgtcatgtgatgtgatatggccaaagttgtgatgaatgatgaatgatatatatgtgatgtatgagatcatgttctcgtaataggaatcacgacttgcatgtcgatgagtatgacaaccggcaggagccataggagttgtcttcatttttgtatgacctgcgtgtcattgagaaacgccatgtaaattactttactttattgctaaacgtgttagccatagtagtagaagtaatagttggcgagcaacttcatggagacacgatgatggagatcatgatgatggagatcatggtgtcatgccggtgacaagatgatcatggagccccaagatggagatcaaaggagctatatgatattggccatatcatgtcactattatttgattgcatgtgatgtttatcatgtttttgcatcttgtttacttagaacaacggtagtaaataatatgatccctcataataatttcaagaaagtgttccccctaactatgtgtcgttgcgacagttcgttgtttcgaagcaccacgtgatgatcgggtgtgatacattccaacgttcacatacaacgggtataagacagatttacacatgcaaacacttaggttgacttgatgagcctagcatgtacagacatggcctcggaacacagaagaccgaaaggtcgagcatgagtcgtatagaagatacgatcaacatgaatcaccgatgttgactagtccgtctcacgtgatgatcggacacggcctagttgactcggatcatgttatacttagatgactagagggatgtctatctgagtgggagttcattgaataatttgattagatgaacttaattatcatgaacttagtctaaaacctttacaATATgtgttgtagatcaaatggccaacgttgttctCAACTtctacgcgttcctagagaaaaccaagctgaaagatgatggcagcaactatacggactgggtccggaacctgaggatcatcctcatagctgccaagaaagattatgtcctacgagcaccgctaggtgaagcacctgctttccctgcagaacaagatgttatgaacgcttggcagacacgtgctgatgattactccctcgttcagtgcagcatgctttacagcttagaaccggggctccaaaagcgttttgagagacacggagcatatgagatgttcgaagagctgaaaatggtttttcaagctcatgtctgggtcgagagatatgaagtctctgacaagttcttcagctgtaagatggaggaaaatagttctgtcagcgagcacatactcaaaatgtctgggttgcataaccgcttgactcagctgggagttaatctcccggatgacgcggtcattgacagaatccttcagtcgcttccaccgagctacaggagctttgtgatgaacttcaatatgcaggggatggaaaagaccattcctgaagtatttgcaatgctgaaatcagcagaggtagaagtcaaaaaggaacatcaagtgttgatggtgaataaaaccactaagttcaagaaaggcaagggtaagaagaacttcaagaaggacggcaagggagttgccgcgcccggtaagcaagctgccgggaagaagccaaagaatggacccaagcccgagactgagtgcttttattgcaagggaagtggtcactggaagcggaactgccccaaatacttagcaaacAAGAAGGCCGGCAccatgaaaggtatatgtgatatacatgtaactgatgtgtaccttaccagtactcgtagtagctcctgggtatttgatatcggtgcagttgctcacatttgtaactcaaagcaggagctgcggaataagcagagactagcgaaggacgaggtgacgatgtgcgtcgggaatggttccaaggtcgatgtgatcgccgtcggcacgctacctctacatttacctacgggattagttttaaacctcaataattgttatttagtgccagctttgagcatgaacattgtatcaggatctcgtttaattcgagatggctactcatttaaatccgagaataatggttgttctatttatatgagagatatgttttatggtcatgctccgatggtgaatggtttattcttaatgaatctcgagcgtaatgctacacatattcatagtgtgaataccaaaagatgtaaggttgataatgatagtcccacatacttgtggcactgccgccttggtcacataggtgtcaaacgcatgaagaagctccatgcagatggacttttggaatctctcgattacgaatcatttgacacgtgtgaaccatgcctcatgggtaaaatgaccaagactccgttcttaggaacaatggagcgagcaaccaacttattggaaatcatacatactgatgtgtgcggtccaatgagtgttgaggctcgcggtggctatcgttatgttctcactctcactgatgacttgagtagatatgtgtatgtctacttaattaaacacaagtctgagacctttgaaaagttcaaggaattttagagtgaggttgagaatcaacgtgacaggaaaatcaagttcttgcaatcagatcgtgggggagaatacttgagtcacgaatttggcacacacttaagaaaatgtggaatagtttcacaactcacgccgcctggaacacctcagcgtaatggtgtgtccgaacatcgtaatcgcactctattagatatggtgcgatctatgatgtctcttaccgatttaccgctatcattttggagctatgctttagagactgccgcattcactttaaatagggctccatcgaaatccgttgagacgataccgtatgaattatggtttgggaagaaacctaagctgtcgtttctaaaagtttggggatgcgatgcttatgtcaagaaacttcaacctgaaaagctcgaacccaagtcgaaaaaatgcatcttcataggatacccaaaagaaactattgggcataccttctacctcagatccgaaggcaagatctttg
The Triticum dicoccoides isolate Atlit2015 ecotype Zavitan chromosome 3A, WEW_v2.0, whole genome shotgun sequence genome window above contains:
- the LOC119271755 gene encoding putative E3 ubiquitin-protein ligase SINA-like 6, which produces MASSSSSGYSTGGDGSSGTAASPLDSEPSSGAGVALPGGAATPSSSSSSGLDRSRLLLDPVILVKGGSNSTKRSVEAQLEEQVSAKRQNVSMGMATLDCPVCFKALRPPIFLCSVGHFICSSCRGKQLGNKCQSCSIKTSFQRCFGMEHVVQSVIVPCSNAKYGCAEKVTYYQKEQHEKVCPNAPCLCPAPSCRFSGPAALLLDHLTTQHKCLSTTVTYSDMVSLRLLPGLHVLRCSGATCFFLVSMASKAFGHAISVVCVQPNVMEPKFTCHMSYTCSMTGYCENSYCVIKRSSPSDGPPTGYDFILPRGKVSDDRNGIMLRIAIHQHFSMSRSHLREKDTSFGLTTAFGYPDDDGVDDNNNGEQPTCFDGTCS